Proteins found in one Lycium ferocissimum isolate CSIRO_LF1 chromosome 6, AGI_CSIRO_Lferr_CH_V1, whole genome shotgun sequence genomic segment:
- the LOC132061285 gene encoding uncharacterized protein LOC132061285, whose protein sequence is MVDVPKADPSPRPPRPLRSDPSTRAQTVWCEFYGTPEHKTTGCRHLWEEVANMFARGHLREYLSERGRNNYGRANPAKEKDVPNVPLYVINMIFDRSTITITSFTASRKMKISMTREKRTRKLPHEDVVTFTDEDTTGITLPHNDALVITVLIGSCQVKRVMIGPGSSANILLWKVVEEMGLLEKVMPAARTLSGFNMSSEITKGDIDLLVKADVVVKMTKFYVIGGDMQYNAIFGRPWLCDMKVVPSTLHLLLKYPTPDGIKKIQGAQLASREMFAIEEPIAVESLIGPFP, encoded by the coding sequence ATGGTGGACGTGCCGAAGGCTGATCCGTCGCCGCGCCCTCCTAGGCCATTGCGGTCAGACCCCAGTACAAGAGCTCAGACGGTTTGGTGCGAGTTCTATGGAACCCCCGAGCATAAAACCACGGGCTGCAGACACCTCTGGGAGGAGGTAGCTAACATGTTTGCTAGAGGGCATCTTCGGGAGTACTTGAGTGAAAGGGGAAGGAATAATTATGGTAGAGCCAACCCCGCTAAAGAGAAAGATGTACCCAATGTTCCTCTGTACGTCATTAATATGATTTTCGATCGATCCACGATCACCATAACCAGCTTTACCGCATCGAGAAAGATGAAGATTTCGATGACACGAGAAAAGAGGACTCGGAAACTCCCACATGAGGACGTGGTTACATTCACCGATGAGGATACGACAGGTATCACTTTACCGCATAATGACGCTCTGGTCATCACTGTACTTATCGGTAGCTGCCAAGTCAAACGTGTCATGATAGGTCCAGGGAGTTCTGCCAATATCCTTCTCTGGAAGGTGGTGGAAGAAATGGGACTTCTTGAGAAAGTAATGCCGGCTGCAAGGACGCTATCAGGTTTCAATATGTCCAGCGAAATCACTAAGGGTGACATTGACTTGCTTGTGAAAGCCGATGTAGTCGTCAAAATGACAAAGTTCTATGTGATTGGCGGCGACATGCAGTATAACGCTATTTTCGGGAGACCTTGGCTCTGTGATATGAAAGTTGTCCCCTCAACACTTCATTTGCTGCTCAAATATCCTACTCCAGATGGGATCAAGAAGATTCAAGGAGCGCAGCTGGCTTCGAGAGAAATGTTTGCAATCGAGGAACCCATAGCAGTAGAAAGCTTAATCGGACCTTTCCCATAG